Part of the Schistocerca cancellata isolate TAMUIC-IGC-003103 chromosome 9, iqSchCanc2.1, whole genome shotgun sequence genome is shown below.
TTTATATGTTGTCACGGGAACTCGAACCAAGATATCCCGCTTATCGCGCGCTGTCAAattaaccactttttttaaaaaatatcaacttAAATTGCTACTCAAAAAATAACAAAACCAAATCGAACTATAGGTACTTGGCACCACCACTTTTacggctacaaaaaaaaaaaaaaaaaaggggaacaGATTTTCCTCCACGTATTAAGAAAAATGTGGTAATGTGACGCTCGCTCTGCAAGATATCAGCCCCCAAATAACTGACAATATTATAAATTTTTGGGCATATTTTAAATGGTAATTAATTCACCCAACATCGACATGTGTGGACTCCGTGAAAGATAGTCAACACAGGGAACAGAACAAAAAACAAACGCATTCCGACTTTCAATTAAGCGTAGCCACTTGGGGTGGAGAACAATCAATTTTGACTTTCAAACACTAATGTCTGTCGACCACTATCACCCACGAAACAACAGCATTATCAGAAGCCCGAAATTCATCAACTTGTATCTGCCTTCGTTGATGAAGGCACCACATATAAAGCAAAAGGCATCAAACGCTGCACTGTCTTTTCtaccaataataatttgaaaaaatatttcattcataatttaaaatcgattcGTTCACTTTAGAAAGTTGTGGCGTCTATAAGATTTTCTGTGatacctgctcttcttactacataggacaaataGGATGTGCCTTCACAAACAGATATAAACCCAAAAATTTGTCTTTTGCCGGCcatcttctgattacaggtcacgcgtCTAAAGCAATTTCCGATATCAACTTCTTGTACACCGAGATGAATGGGAGTAGGTTAGATATTCTTGAggaattagagatttttaaacatatttctcgaaatgatagcctcattctcaatgagcagctacagttacgtaacaaaaatttcttcaacggtataaagtCGTTACTTGACATCTACTATCGGGGACTCCTCATGTAGTtcactgaaatgtttttttttttcgtctaaGTCATcccataatttttcatttattaaatggtgCATTggttgtatttcatgttatatcgttttCTACAGGCTGTGTCATTCAGCTCTTTCTGTATTTTATATAATGACGTTTCTATGCTTCAAACGGTGCTTCTACGATctaatgtagacaaaatgttactttatctgtcacTGTTAAACAAAGTATTGTCTTTTACATTATCTACTGAACAACATTGATTTTAATTTCCGCCTGTCTACATTTGAACGTCAAGTAGCCAAGTTGTACCTGCCGCTACTAGGTGGCGCTCTCGCTGCAATGTGATGTTCACCTGCCGCACttgctaacgcgggcgcctcagtccgttgcaacctgtggctgtacaggtatgagcagcccttagaggctcgccttcacacatcCCTTTCAAAtaatttgtgactaaagcccttctggcatgttatttattttatacgtgacatataATTACTGTCTATGTCTTGTATTGTTAGCCAGTGCTTACATCTTTCCTTATAAAATTTTTACCCATAAATTTGTAACTAGattatagaccactttaaatgtctaaaatttgatgaaggcactcttcgaagtgttgaaacctggttaataagaccaAAAAATTGTGTCCGAGgactcatttgtttcagttttaatttacaaacGGTTGCTGAACCAAGCAGctatgttaaaaaagaaaaaaaaaataaacataattgtTAGAAAACGTAGAAAACTGGTCGTTATGAGAAAATAGATACGGAATCTTCGGCGGCACTTCTAATCTTCGAGTTCTTTAAATCTCATTAACGAATTTAGTTTGtgtacattttctgtttccagcacTCGTTATTGTCTATAGTGATACAAGCCACATGACGGATGGCCACAGATTTTTGCTTCAGGTGGCTACCAACCTTTGTAATCAAAAAAGTGATATGTCCTTACCATAATAGCCACTGGTGAAAAAGTTTAGATAGACGGTTCGTAGTTGATTCATCAGTTGCAATAGCTAGCTCTCTTTGATAGTAAGATTCAACGAATAGGACTGAAATGTCCTTATGCAGGCTCTGAATGGAGCACAGAGCATAGGTAAAGTGGCTTTATAGCGCAAGGAATGTGGAGCTTGGTATTTCCGTCGGCACCGCTCTACTAGCCGCAACATGTGCGGGTTGGATCACGATTTATCCGCTCACCTCACTTAATAAGCAGCGAACACACACGTGTAGCTTTAAACCACAaactttgaaaatacactcctggaaattgaaataagaacaccgtgaattcattgtcccaggaaggggaaactttattgacacattcctggggtcagatacatcacatgatcacactgacagaaccacaggcacatagacacaggcaacagagcatgcacaatgtcgccactagtacagtgtatatccacctttcgcagcaatgcaggctgctattctcccatggagacgatcgtagagatgatggatgtagtcctgtggaacggcttgccatgccatttccacctggcgcctcagttggaccagcgttcgtgctggacgtgcagaccgcgtgagacgacgcttcatctagtcccaaacatgctcagtgggggacagatccggagatcttgctggccagggtagttgacttacaccttctagagcacgttgggtggcacgggatacatgcggacgtgcattgtcctgttggaacagcaagttcccttgccggtctaggaatggtagaacgatgggttcggtgacggtttggatgtaccgtgcactattcagtgtcccctcgacgatcaccagtggtgtacggccagtgtaggagatcgctccccacaccatgatgccgggtgttggccctgtgtgcctcggtcgtatgcagtcgtgattgtggcgctcacctgcacggcgccaaacacgcatacgaccatcattggcaccaaggcagaagcaactctcatcgctgaagacgacacgtctccattcgtccctccattcacgcctgtcgcgacaccactggaggcgggctgcacgatgttggggcgtgagcggaagacggcctaacggtgtgcgggaccgtagcccagcttcatggagacggttgcgaatggtcctcgccgataccccaggagcaacagtgtccctaatttgctgggaagtggcggtgcggtcccctacggcactgcgtaggatcctacggtcttggcgtgcatccgtgcgtcgctgcggtccggtcccaggtcgacgggcacgtgcaccttccgccgaccactggcgacaacatcgatgtactgtggagacctcacgccccacgtgttgagcaattcggcggtacgtccacccggcctcccgcatgcccactatacgccctcgctcaaagtccgtcaactgcacatacggttgacgtccacgctgtcgcggcatgctaccagtgttaaagactgcgatggagctccgtatgccacggcaaactggctgacactgacggcggcggtgcacaaatgctgcgcagctagcgccattcgacggccaacaccgcggttcctggtgtgtccgctgtgccgtgcgtgtgatcattgcttgtacagccctctcgcagtgtacggagcaagtatggtgggtctgacacaccggtgtcaatgtgttcttttttccatttccaggagtgtattttctctgtAGTGCCACCTTCCCCCTTTCTTTCGACGCCTGGATGATCCCTCCGCAGAATTTACTTCACGAATGTACTCCACCAAACCTTGCTTTCATGTTGCCAGGTCATTGGATCCCTCCTCGACTCGAACGCTCAGGTCGTCAGCCTGCCCTTTGACGGCTACGACCCGGAAGGTGGTCTCGCAGTGACGGTGACTGGTTGGGGAACCACGTACACGGACGGCCCAGCAGCCAGCACCCTGCAGAAGGTCGACATCAGCATAGTGGACCGCAGCACCTGCAGGAGCGTCTTCGCCAACATCAACACTGTGACCGACCGCATGGTGTGCGCCGGCGAGGCAGGCAGGAGCGTCTGCAACGGAGACTCCGGCGGCCCCCTGGTCAGCGGAAGCACCCAGGTGGGCATCGTCTCCTGGGGGAATCCAGAGTGCGAGGCCGCCCCCGGGGTCTACGCCAGTGTCGGCAGCCTGCGCTCTTGGATCCGAACTGCAACTGCTGTCTGAACCTCCTGGTGCTCAGGTCTTCTACACTTAGCACAATGGCAATCGATAACCTCGCTGCTGGGCACTCTTGAACTCCAGACAATGACCATCCTGACAATTACATCCGTTTGCACTAAAGGGCatattttgataataaagaattgtgcATAACTTAATACTTTCAACGTTATAATACTTCGTTTCTTAGTTTATCTGGCAGCCAGAACCTAATTAACATCACTCCATCCCTGTAGCAGCTTGCCATGGTTGTCTGAAATTGCTTCAGTCtgcttcttttgctactgcctttatcccgcatatTGCGCAGGGTCGACAGGGTTAAgtgcggatttggcatggttaattgtgtggggtggccggatgccctacctGTCACCATCCCATAACCCCCGGGACGGAAAtagtgtaccacagctgtctgcgtctagtgtaaatcgtgaaagagtgtgaatgtgttacaaatgtctgcgaatggcgtaactgaggtgggacgtggggaccagcccggtattcacctagtaggatgtgggaaaccgcttaaaaaccacatccaggctggccgacacaccggccgccATCGTTAATCaaaccaggcggattcgatccgggcccggcgcacctacccgaatccaggaaatagcgcgttagcgctctcggctatcccggCGGGTCCTGAAATTGCCTCAGTATTTGTGGCATAATTATAGTTTCTAGATTTTGAGACAAAATACGTGATTTGGTAGCCGAAGAACGTAAAACTGCATTTATTCAACCGTTTTCTCAATACAGATGTTCATAGTGAAATGCCATGACTGCATACTGGTAATCTTCGCAACCTCATACTATCTTCAAAGGTATAACTTTTATAAAAGGGAAAAtaatgctgcagtccggaaccgcgggactgctacggtcgcaggttcgaatcctgcctcgggcatgggtgtgtgtgatgtccttaggttagttaggtttaagtagttctaggtgacttatgacctaagatgttgagtcccatagtgctcagagccatttgaaccattttttgaaaataatgcaCATTATGAAAACTGTGCCGATAAGTAGTGTCACTGACTTATTCAGTATGTGAGTTCAAGATACAGCTAACAAACAATCAGTACCTTCAAAAGACGGCGATGATAACTACAGGAACTGTACttaagcgccaaggaaactggcatAGGAATGCGTAttgaaaaacagagatatgtaaacaggcagaatacggcactgcggtcggcaacgcctatgtaagacattaagtgtctgacgcagttgttaaatcggttactgcagctacaatggcaggttagcaagatttaagtcaatttgtacgtggtgttatagtcggcgcacgcgcAATGGGATAcggcatgtccgaggtagcgatgaagtggggatttccccgtgcgtccgtttcacgaatgtaccgtgaaaacGAGGACCCGGTAGAACATCACATGTCCGACATcggtacggccggaaaaagatcctctaagaacgggaccaacgacaactgaagagcatcgttcaacgtaCCAGaaatggaacccttccgcaaatcgctgcaggtttcaatgctgagccatcaacaacagtcagcgtgcgaaccattcaatgaaacatcgtaggcccactcgtgtttcattgatgactgcacgaaagaaagctttacgcctcgcctgggtccgtaaaCACCGgcggtggactgttgatgactggaaacatgttgcctgatcggacgagtctcgtttcaaattgtattgagcggattgacgtgtaagggtatggagaaaaCCGCATAGATCCATTGACCCTGGAACCTaaaatggtgtggggcttgtgcacttgcagtgatatggaactcctgatacatgtagatacgactctgacaggtgacacgtaagtaagcatccagtctgatagcctgcatccattcatgtccattgtgcattctgacagacttcggcaattccagcaggacaatgcgacaccccacacgtccagaattgctacagagttactccaggaacactcttctgtgtttaaacacttccgctggccacgaaacttccccgacatgaacattattaagcatatctgggatgctttgcaacgtgctgttctccacccccacgtactcttacggatttgtgggtagacctgcaggattcgtggtgtcatttccctccagcactatttcagactttagtctatgcgacgtcgtgttgcggcaattttgCATGCTCTCAGGGCCTCTACACGATgtgaggtaggtgtaccagtttctttggcccttcagtgtaggtATTAGAAATATGGTAAGTGCTATCGACCAATTGGATCTGATACTAAATAAGAAACATCAATAATGAAAGTTACTACTGCCATCGATGTAAAGAGAATAATACCTCCAAgacacaaaaaattttcaaacgaaggataatatacatttttaaaacaaaattatgaatGATAACTTCAGCATCTTACTACGCAACGGAGGAGACGTTTTTAGAAACATCAACATTCAACAAGATGTCAATGAGGAAAGGCTGACTCTTTCTATAAGAGGACCAAATTTAAGAATTGGAAGAAAGAAACTGTAGAGTTTAAGTGAACAGAATGATGTAAATACTTAAACAGTGGAGGCTGTACACAGTGCGGCATTCTATGTGACAGCAGAAATTATAACTTTTAAGTAGAAAGAATgataaaaatatttatgtaatgGAACCTGTACACAATGAGAGATTCTTGTGTGCCAGAAAAAACAGTAGCAGTACTGTGGAAAATTAGCATCTCTGAAAAGCAGAACTGTTTATCAGGTGTGATGTTCCACTGGTTCCTTGCAGTGATATCGGGTGCCGAAGTACAGTACGATCGGGAGCGGAGACTTCTTGTTTTTAATCTTCCTCACCCTATTATTTCAGCACACTGCAGTTTCTGATGAAAGTTAAGATTACAATTCCAACATCCAGCTGTCAAAATGAAGGTGAGACTTCGTTTTAACAATTTCTCGTATCATATACTCTCGAATACAAAAAATGTTCGTAATAAGTAGTTACTTTATGCACAACATagcaaaaacattgataaggacaaTGTCGAAAAACGTACTGTCATAATTAAGAAATGTCAACTGAATGTACCTTGTGGTGATAATTGAAGTGCATCTACTCACTGTGGTcgattgtgggctgtaattatcgtatggcatcgaAACTTGGTACAAATGCTAGTGCGTTGACGCTGAACCTGTTTACGGTGTCCACCAGGAAAATATCTTGTACTGTGCAGTGAGTATAACCGTATggtatccacgctgtcatttgacgagccataacgtgagtgaacatcatggctgtcgagaagagagaccgtgcgctgttagtgacacAGTCTTATGTGAACGGTGGCAATTGCAGTGCTGCATTGAGACAGTATCGCCGACTCAGAGGTCTGTGGAAGATTTAATGTCATTAActgatttaaagaagatgataacgaAATTCTAATGGTGAGGCACCTGTACGGGAAGAAAGGCGTCCTCTCATGACGGTAGTCATCGACGATGTTGCTGCTGTTCTTACTGACCATGCAGCGTGTGCTACGGATAGTGATAGTGTTCGTGCAGTGTCACGCTAGATGGTCAACAGTACCAAAAGTTTGGGGTCTATTTTACGCCGGTACCCGTAAAAGATCCAGACAgtacagcaactgaaacctcacgatCCACAGCAACAACAGAATGCAGTGAGCAAACGGAACTGCTGAATTTAGGGCACTATTAAGCCGCATGTCGTGCCGAAAAGCTATTGGACTCACCGCATGTGACTGTGTGGCCTGGATTCAACTGCATCTTTAATCCCGGCCCGTTCATCTTTAAAGTGAATACACCAAGATGGGCTGTCAAGTGTACCGTGACAGCTCCGCGGTATGGAGACCAACTCGTACAGCGAGTCACTCCTGTTTTGGAAGGGCGCAACTGTGTGAAAACCACTGTTTTCAAGCAAGACAGTGTGACTCCACGTCGCTCGCTTACTGGAAGATCTGCTTATGTAACCTTTTACGATCGTGCTATCTCCAGAGCTTTTCCAGATACACGACCTGCAAATCACTTCAGCAATGCATGTGACTttcggctctggggatatctaacaGAAAGCGTTTATCAGG
Proteins encoded:
- the LOC126101040 gene encoding trypsin delta-like — translated: MQRVALILVGLLGSALAAPASTRLRSRGSNRIIGGSDADIADYPWQLSFEYSGSHICGASIISSSWALTAAHCADGLRLPLVYFRAGSSIRESGGAVLRASSGYMHGSYDSDTLDYDVAVIMVIGSLLDSNAQVVSLPFDGYDPEGGLAVTVTGWGTTYTDGPAASTLQKVDISIVDRSTCRSVFANINTVTDRMVCAGEAGRSVCNGDSGGPLVSGSTQVGIVSWGNPECEAAPGVYASVGSLRSWIRTATAV